Proteins from a single region of Sediminitomix flava:
- a CDS encoding 3TM-type holin, whose product MNFLSKIFSSEAKGIIDSGGKLIDNISTSDEEKSAAKNELSEIVMTGLNNLQKAQSEIIQLEARGNWLQRSWRPILMLAFGFIVIYAYFIEPAFMNVASEDLISKRLDPKFWDLLQIGLGGYVIGRSAEKVASTLTRNVDMPFIKKKDRSKIFG is encoded by the coding sequence ATGAACTTTTTATCCAAAATCTTTAGCTCTGAAGCCAAAGGGATCATAGACAGTGGCGGGAAACTTATTGATAATATTAGTACTTCTGACGAAGAGAAAAGCGCTGCCAAAAATGAATTGAGTGAAATTGTAATGACAGGTCTTAACAATCTTCAGAAGGCTCAGTCTGAAATCATTCAATTAGAAGCAAGAGGAAACTGGCTTCAAAGATCATGGAGACCTATTCTCATGCTTGCTTTTGGCTTTATCGTGATTTATGCCTACTTCATTGAACCTGCATTTATGAATGTGGCCTCAGAAGACCTCATTTCAAAAAGACTTGACCCTAAATTTTGGGACTTACTTCAAATTGGTTTAGGTGGTTATGTGATCGGACGATCTGCCGAGAAAGTGGCAAGTACGCTTACACGAAATGTAGATATGCCATTTATCAAGAAAAAAGATAGGTCTAAAATATTTGGGTAG
- a CDS encoding N-acetylmuramoyl-L-alanine amidase, which produces MMNFQIDDNHRLEGKVTHLECSKNTKKFQQLPSSIILHYTAGRDALSSAKYLCKENIKASAHLVIGRKGEVIQLVPFNTISWHAGKSSYKGRNGFNNFSIGIEIDNAGPLEPIGQSYSAWFGKKYPATAVVKATHRNEKVERYWHNYTEKQIDTVEKICELLLATYPSIKEILGHEEISPGRKQDPGPAFPLDNLRSRLTEERDSEEAFTAMKAEVSVPLLNIREMPSIQAEKVMEPLPEGTRLKILGERDGWLKVRTQVEGWVASDYVDIV; this is translated from the coding sequence ATGATGAATTTTCAAATCGATGACAACCATAGATTAGAAGGCAAGGTAACGCACTTGGAATGTTCAAAAAACACAAAAAAGTTTCAACAATTACCGAGTAGCATAATTTTGCATTATACCGCAGGACGAGATGCTTTATCTTCTGCCAAATATCTGTGCAAAGAGAATATCAAAGCTTCCGCCCACCTTGTGATTGGCAGAAAAGGAGAAGTCATTCAACTCGTACCTTTCAATACAATTTCGTGGCATGCAGGAAAAAGTAGTTACAAAGGAAGAAATGGCTTCAATAACTTTTCGATTGGTATTGAAATAGACAATGCTGGCCCACTCGAACCCATAGGTCAAAGTTACAGTGCTTGGTTCGGAAAAAAATACCCAGCTACAGCGGTTGTGAAAGCCACACACCGTAATGAAAAAGTTGAACGATACTGGCACAACTACACCGAAAAGCAAATTGATACAGTTGAAAAAATCTGTGAACTTCTGTTAGCTACTTATCCTTCAATCAAAGAGATTTTAGGGCATGAGGAAATTTCTCCAGGTAGAAAGCAAGACCCAGGACCTGCATTTCCATTAGACAATCTCAGAAGTCGTCTTACAGAAGAAAGAGACTCTGAAGAAGCTTTTACAGCTATGAAAGCAGAAGTTAGTGTGCCTCTTCTAAATATCAGAGAGATGCCTAGCATCCAAGCTGAAAAAGTGATGGAACCTCTTCCTGAAGGCACAAGGCTAAAAATTTTAGGAGAAAGAGACGGTTGGCTCAAAGTCAGAACGCAGGTTGAAGGATGGGTCGCAAGTGATTATGTAGATATCGTTTAG
- a CDS encoding porin family protein, with protein MKKIFIILSLLFSAHFTFAQSSILNIGLKGGVGSSKFTFDESALASEADREASWHVGLMARIKIPVFGIYVQPEVYYSRTQGQIEVLQGLGGNESFSQDRIDIPVLLGWRLGLDVIAIRFNAGVVGIIMLDNGLDDLSNTLLETETNDFIWGYQAGVGVDFWKLSFDARYEGNFNKFIEESAGVNIDGRINQWVFSLGYWF; from the coding sequence ATGAAAAAAATATTCATCATACTCTCTTTGCTATTTTCTGCTCATTTCACATTTGCCCAATCAAGTATTCTGAATATCGGACTTAAAGGAGGAGTTGGAAGTAGCAAATTCACCTTCGATGAATCCGCTCTAGCTTCAGAAGCCGATCGAGAAGCTTCATGGCATGTAGGTCTTATGGCGCGTATAAAAATTCCAGTATTTGGCATTTATGTTCAACCAGAAGTTTACTATTCTCGCACGCAAGGGCAAATTGAAGTCCTTCAAGGCTTAGGGGGAAATGAGTCTTTTAGTCAAGACCGAATTGATATACCTGTACTTTTAGGTTGGAGATTAGGCCTTGATGTCATTGCCATACGTTTCAATGCTGGAGTGGTGGGTATCATTATGCTAGATAATGGATTAGATGATCTATCAAATACACTACTCGAAACAGAAACCAATGATTTTATTTGGGGCTACCAAGCAGGTGTGGGTGTAGATTTTTGGAAATTATCCTTCGATGCCCGCTATGAAGGTAACTTCAATAAGTTTATAGAAGAATCTGCAGGAGTCAATATCGATGGAAGGATTAATCAATGGGTTTTTAGCTTGGGTTATTGGTTCTAA
- a CDS encoding porin family protein, producing MKKLLSILFVFALIQTANAQSDIFNLGIKGGFGKSEIAFDKSTLIQDSDKAQSWHFGVTSRIKIPVVGLYIQPEVYYSRTGGEIQIHNDGLPQVSGITQDRLDIPVLLGWRLGIDAVAFRLNAGPMGILMLDNGLSDLQDIGDVTTNDFIWGYQAGVGVDVWKFSLDARYEGNINDFVEYNDSNASGKISQWTLGLGYWF from the coding sequence ATGAAAAAGCTATTATCAATTCTTTTTGTTTTTGCATTAATTCAAACTGCGAATGCACAATCTGATATTTTTAACCTAGGTATCAAAGGTGGCTTTGGTAAAAGTGAAATTGCTTTTGACAAATCAACGCTTATTCAAGATTCAGACAAAGCACAATCTTGGCACTTTGGTGTAACTAGCCGTATTAAAATTCCAGTAGTAGGACTTTACATTCAGCCTGAAGTTTATTATTCAAGAACAGGTGGTGAAATTCAAATCCATAATGATGGACTTCCTCAAGTAAGCGGAATCACTCAAGATCGTTTGGATATTCCAGTTCTTTTGGGTTGGAGATTAGGTATTGATGCTGTGGCTTTCAGACTTAACGCTGGTCCTATGGGTATTTTGATGCTTGACAACGGACTTTCAGACCTTCAAGATATAGGAGATGTAACGACTAATGACTTCATTTGGGGTTACCAAGCAGGTGTTGGTGTAGATGTTTGGAAATTCTCTCTAGATGCTAGATACGAAGGAAATATCAATGATTTTGTAGAGTATAACGATAGTAATGCTAGTGGTAAAATCAGCCAATGGACATTAGGACTTGGTTACTGGTTCTAA
- a CDS encoding porin family protein, whose amino-acid sequence MKKLLSFFFFILIAQAAHAQSGIINVGLKGGMGFSQSKSYDFENAQSWHAGIAARVKIPLVGFYVQPELYYSRNGGEFSFEEAATTKDFTQERIDLPVLLGFRIGLKSLAVRLNAGPMMSFVLEDGFSSLPEVNDINSNNLVWGYQAGGGVDIGKFSIDARYEGNINKYVKSINGADVNGRMNQVVLGLGYWF is encoded by the coding sequence ATGAAAAAATTACTAAGTTTTTTCTTCTTCATCCTAATTGCACAAGCCGCACACGCACAATCAGGAATCATTAATGTTGGACTAAAAGGAGGCATGGGATTTAGCCAAAGCAAATCTTATGACTTCGAAAATGCACAATCTTGGCATGCAGGTATTGCCGCAAGAGTCAAAATTCCATTGGTAGGCTTTTATGTTCAGCCAGAACTTTACTACAGCAGAAATGGTGGCGAATTCTCTTTTGAAGAAGCTGCTACAACAAAAGATTTCACACAAGAACGAATTGATTTACCAGTTCTTTTAGGGTTCCGAATCGGGTTAAAATCTTTAGCTGTCAGATTAAATGCAGGACCAATGATGTCCTTTGTACTTGAAGATGGATTCAGTTCTCTTCCAGAAGTAAATGACATTAATAGCAACAACCTCGTTTGGGGTTACCAAGCAGGTGGTGGCGTAGATATTGGCAAATTCTCGATTGATGCACGCTATGAAGGAAACATCAATAAATATGTAAAATCTATAAATGGTGCCGATGTAAATGGCCGAATGAATCAAGTTGTTTTGGGACTAGGATATTGGTTCTAA
- a CDS encoding methylmalonyl-CoA mutase family protein, giving the protein MQVSQQTTVYQPKHKIRIVTAGSLFDGHDAAINIMRRIMQSSGAEVIHLGHNRSVEEIVNCAIQEDVQAIAITSYQGGHVEYFKFMYDLLQENNCGHIKIFGGGGGTILPTEIDELHEYGVTRIYSPDDGREMGLQGMINDILERCDYPTGINLNGELEKFKTKEQASLGRVISASENNKSQLTDILKLVEDVKVPVLGITGTGGAGKSSLVDELIRRFLMDFEDKKIAIVSVDPSKRKTGGALLGDRIRMNAINSDRVYMRSLATRQTNVSIAQNVQETLDILKIAQFDLVILETSGIGQSGTEIVDHSDVSLYVMTPEFGAQTQLEKIDMLDFADLVAVNKLDKRGALDALKAVKKQYQRNHQLWETAEDEMPIYGTIASQFNDPGTNQLFRAIVDKLNEKFGLGWDSSFSLVQEQSEKHYIIPPNRTRYLSEISESNRRYDQEINKQAEIANAYQSVLQTIDLLKDEDQDLLKHLEAKAVSLKQQLNIEHLKVLEGWTELKSQYAADEFIFKVRDKEIRMKTYSESLSHSKIPKVVLPKYTAWGDILKWCAQENVPGHFPYTAGVFPFKREGEDPTRMFAGEGNPERTNKRFHYLSFGQPANRLSTAFDSVTLYGEDPDHRPDIYGKIGNSGVNVCSLDDAKKLYSGFDLSAPNTSVSMTINGPAAAMTAFFMNTAIDQQCELYIKANGLEAEVEQKIEAIYKEKGVERPKYIGELPKGNDGLGLMLLGVTGDQVLPKEVYEKIKAETLTKVRGTVQADILKEDQAQNTCIFSTEFSLRLMGDLQQYFIDSKVKNFYSVSISGYHIAEAGANPITQLALTLSNGFTFVEYYLSRGMNIDDFAPNFSFFFSNGIDPEYAVIGRVARRIWAKAMKLKYGANSRSQKLKYHIQTSGRSLHAQEIAFNDIRTTLQALYAIYDNCNSLHTNAYDEAITTPTEESVRRAMAIQLIINKELGLAKNENPLQGSFIIEELTDLVEEAVLTEFDRITERGGVLGAMETMYQRSKIQEESMYYEHLKHNGQFPIIGVNTFLSKEGSPTVIPEEVIRSTTEEKEAQISSLQGLQKSNEEAGKLALKKLQEIAVQNGNTFEALMDAVKVCSLGQITNALFEVGGQYRRNM; this is encoded by the coding sequence ATGCAAGTCAGTCAACAAACAACAGTGTATCAGCCTAAGCATAAAATTAGGATTGTAACCGCAGGTTCACTTTTTGATGGGCACGATGCAGCTATTAATATCATGCGCCGTATCATGCAAAGTTCGGGAGCTGAAGTTATCCACTTAGGACACAACCGATCAGTGGAAGAAATTGTGAATTGTGCAATTCAAGAAGATGTACAAGCGATCGCGATTACTTCTTACCAAGGAGGACATGTGGAGTATTTCAAATTCATGTATGACCTACTTCAAGAAAACAACTGTGGGCATATCAAAATCTTCGGAGGAGGAGGAGGTACGATTCTTCCAACAGAAATTGATGAATTACACGAATATGGTGTCACAAGAATTTACTCCCCAGATGATGGTCGTGAAATGGGATTGCAAGGAATGATCAATGACATTCTAGAGCGTTGTGATTATCCGACAGGCATCAATCTGAATGGAGAATTAGAGAAATTCAAAACCAAAGAACAAGCAAGTCTTGGACGTGTCATTTCTGCATCTGAAAATAATAAATCACAACTGACAGATATTCTGAAGTTGGTAGAAGATGTAAAAGTGCCTGTACTCGGAATTACAGGTACAGGAGGTGCTGGTAAATCGAGTTTGGTAGATGAATTGATCCGTCGTTTTCTGATGGATTTTGAAGATAAAAAGATTGCGATTGTATCTGTTGATCCATCTAAAAGAAAAACAGGTGGAGCATTGCTCGGAGATAGAATCCGAATGAATGCCATAAATAGTGATCGTGTATATATGCGTTCTTTGGCTACTCGTCAGACCAATGTTTCAATTGCTCAGAATGTACAAGAGACCTTAGATATCTTAAAAATTGCTCAGTTTGATCTTGTGATTTTGGAGACTTCGGGTATCGGACAATCGGGAACAGAGATTGTAGATCATTCTGATGTATCGCTTTATGTAATGACGCCAGAATTTGGGGCACAGACTCAGCTTGAGAAAATCGATATGCTTGATTTTGCAGATTTGGTAGCGGTCAATAAGCTCGACAAAAGAGGGGCTTTGGATGCACTTAAAGCGGTGAAAAAGCAATACCAACGCAATCATCAGCTTTGGGAAACTGCGGAAGATGAAATGCCAATTTATGGTACTATTGCAAGTCAGTTCAATGATCCAGGCACAAATCAACTTTTCAGAGCAATTGTCGATAAACTGAATGAAAAGTTCGGTTTAGGATGGGATAGTTCGTTTTCTCTAGTGCAAGAACAGTCTGAAAAGCACTACATCATTCCTCCAAATAGAACACGTTATTTATCCGAAATTTCAGAGTCTAACCGTCGTTATGACCAAGAAATAAATAAACAGGCAGAAATAGCCAATGCTTATCAGAGTGTGTTACAAACTATTGATCTTTTGAAAGATGAAGATCAAGATTTGTTGAAACACTTGGAAGCAAAAGCTGTAAGCCTAAAACAACAACTCAACATCGAGCATCTGAAAGTTTTGGAAGGATGGACTGAGTTGAAATCTCAATACGCTGCTGATGAATTTATCTTTAAAGTAAGAGATAAAGAAATCAGAATGAAAACCTACTCGGAATCGCTTTCTCATTCTAAAATACCAAAAGTGGTATTGCCAAAATATACGGCTTGGGGTGATATTCTGAAATGGTGCGCACAAGAAAATGTACCAGGACATTTTCCATATACGGCAGGCGTATTCCCATTCAAACGTGAAGGTGAAGATCCTACTCGTATGTTTGCTGGAGAAGGAAACCCAGAAAGAACAAACAAGCGTTTCCATTATCTATCGTTTGGTCAACCAGCAAATCGCCTTTCAACAGCATTTGATTCGGTGACACTTTATGGTGAAGACCCAGACCACAGACCAGATATTTATGGTAAAATCGGAAACTCTGGAGTAAACGTTTGCTCTCTAGATGATGCCAAGAAGTTGTATTCGGGCTTTGATCTTTCTGCTCCAAATACATCGGTTTCCATGACCATAAACGGGCCTGCGGCAGCCATGACCGCTTTCTTTATGAATACGGCAATTGATCAGCAATGTGAATTGTATATCAAAGCCAATGGATTGGAAGCTGAAGTTGAGCAAAAAATAGAAGCAATCTATAAAGAAAAAGGTGTTGAGAGACCAAAATATATTGGTGAATTGCCAAAAGGAAATGATGGTCTTGGTTTGATGCTTTTGGGGGTAACAGGAGATCAAGTTTTACCAAAAGAGGTCTATGAAAAAATAAAGGCTGAAACACTTACGAAAGTAAGAGGTACCGTTCAAGCAGATATCCTCAAAGAAGATCAAGCGCAAAATACCTGTATTTTCTCTACTGAATTCTCACTTCGTTTAATGGGAGATTTACAGCAGTATTTCATTGATTCGAAAGTCAAGAATTTCTACTCGGTTTCTATTTCTGGATACCACATCGCAGAGGCTGGTGCTAACCCAATTACTCAATTGGCATTGACGCTTTCAAATGGTTTCACTTTTGTAGAATACTACTTGAGTAGAGGAATGAATATCGATGATTTTGCTCCGAATTTCTCTTTCTTCTTCTCAAATGGTATTGACCCAGAATATGCCGTAATCGGACGTGTAGCTCGTAGAATTTGGGCAAAAGCCATGAAATTGAAATATGGTGCAAACTCGCGTTCGCAGAAACTGAAATACCACATTCAGACTTCGGGTAGATCACTTCATGCGCAAGAAATTGCTTTCAACGATATTCGAACAACGCTACAAGCACTGTATGCTATTTACGACAACTGTAACTCTTTGCATACCAACGCTTACGATGAAGCAATTACAACTCCTACAGAAGAGTCTGTGCGTAGAGCGATGGCTATTCAGTTGATTATCAATAAAGAATTGGGACTAGCTAAGAATGAAAATCCGCTTCAAGGTTCATTTATCATTGAAGAATTGACAGACTTAGTGGAAGAAGCTGTGCTTACGGAGTTTGATAGAATTACGGAACGTGGAGGTGTTTTAGGAGCGATGGAAACCATGTATCAGCGTTCGAAGATTCAAGAAGAATCAATGTATTATGAGCATTTGAAACACAATGGTCAATTCCCGATTATTGGGGTGAATACATTCCTTTCAAAAGAAGGTTCGCCAACGGTTATTCCAGAGGAAGTGATTCGTTCGACCACTGAAGAAAAAGAAGCACAGATTAGTTCTCTTCAAGGTCTTCAAAAATCAAATGAAGAAGCAGGGAAGTTGGCACTGAAAAAGCTGCAAGAAATCGCTGTTCAAAACGGAAATACTTTTGAGGCACTGATGGATGCTGTAAAAGTATGTTCACTAGGTCAAATTACAAATGCACTATTTGAAGTAGGCGGGCAATACCGTAGAAATATGTAA
- a CDS encoding DoxX family protein gives MKRYIETSTTQKVFRWLLAAAMLYAGISHLSINRAHFQAQVPNWLPMDKDLVVILSGLVEIGLALALGFWKKQRVYAGWALGIFFILIFPGNVSQYINGIDAFGVLNSDTARLTRLFFQPVLVAWALWSAGSWTAWKTRNELVVPQ, from the coding sequence ATGAAAAGATATATTGAAACTTCAACTACACAAAAAGTATTCAGATGGCTTCTAGCTGCTGCAATGCTTTATGCAGGGATCAGTCATTTGAGTATAAATAGGGCACACTTCCAAGCACAAGTACCGAATTGGCTTCCTATGGATAAAGACTTGGTGGTTATCCTTTCGGGGCTAGTAGAAATCGGATTGGCTTTGGCTTTAGGCTTTTGGAAGAAGCAACGCGTGTATGCTGGATGGGCTTTAGGGATTTTCTTCATCCTTATTTTCCCTGGGAATGTCTCTCAATATATCAATGGTATCGATGCTTTCGGGGTATTAAACTCTGACACTGCTCGACTTACTCGACTATTCTTTCAGCCTGTATTAGTAGCTTGGGCTTTGTGGTCTGCGGGTTCTTGGACTGCTTGGAAAACACGAAATGAGCTAGTTGTACCCCAATAA
- a CDS encoding nitroreductase family protein: MELLNKLNWRYATKAMNGQTVEQEKLDNILEAISLSPTSSGLQPFEVLVITNQEIKEKIKPVSWNQSVVTDCSHLLVFAAWDTYTEDRINRMFDLVNDVRGFKNEGWENYRQMLLGTYPQRDAEENFNHAAKQAYIAFSQAIAAAAFEGVDCTPLEGFDPEAVDEILGLREKGLRSCVMLPIGYRDADNDWLVNLKKVRKPKDELVTVID, encoded by the coding sequence ATGGAATTACTAAACAAACTTAACTGGAGATACGCTACGAAAGCGATGAACGGTCAGACTGTAGAGCAAGAAAAACTTGATAACATTCTTGAGGCTATTTCTTTATCTCCAACTTCAAGTGGACTTCAGCCATTCGAAGTATTAGTAATTACGAACCAAGAAATTAAAGAAAAAATTAAGCCTGTTTCTTGGAATCAGTCAGTAGTAACAGACTGCTCTCACCTATTGGTATTTGCAGCATGGGATACTTACACAGAAGATCGTATCAATAGAATGTTTGATTTGGTAAACGATGTTCGTGGATTCAAAAACGAAGGTTGGGAAAACTACCGTCAGATGCTTTTAGGGACTTACCCACAAAGAGATGCTGAAGAAAACTTCAACCATGCCGCTAAACAAGCCTACATTGCATTCTCACAAGCAATTGCAGCAGCAGCTTTTGAAGGTGTAGACTGTACTCCATTGGAAGGTTTCGATCCTGAAGCTGTAGATGAAATCTTAGGTTTGAGAGAAAAAGGTCTTAGAAGCTGTGTAATGCTTCCTATCGGATACAGAGATGCTGATAACGACTGGTTGGTAAATCTTAAGAAGGTAAGAAAACCAAAAGATGAATTAGTGACTGTAATTGACTAA